TGTTATCTTTTTGATAAATACTTTCATCTTTAGTAAAAAATATTTAAAAAAAATGACATAATCAATATATATAAAACCTGTTTATTTCTAGTATTTTCTGACAAAATTTCTACCATAAGTAGCATTGTCCCTACCTCATTAGTCAGGGAAAAACAATACTTCTGTTATATAGACTTATTACCTAGGACGGTGTAGGCCAAGATATTTATATATCTAAACTGAGAAATAGGACATTTCTTAACAGAAATGGGTATCTCATCCATCGAGCGTCAGGGATAAAAAATGATGTTTCATAGTTTTGAACCTATGTTGGTATGGAATTGGTTAACCTTTGGAATAGCACGTATAAACTCAGTGCAAGATGTGATCACTCCAGAAGAAGGAATTCTGGTTTTTTCTAGTTCTAAATTTTTCGTAGCACTATTAGCTGGCACTTTGATGGCATTTGCCTTTCAATTCCTATTGACTAACTTTTCACTTGCTCTAGGTATATCATCTTTGGGAAGAGATTCTGATGACTCTGAATCAGAAAGTTGGGGTCATAAAATTCGTGAAATTGAAGGTAAAGTTGGTATTTGGGCAGTAATAACTGCAAGTATTGCGTTATTCAGTGCTTCTTTTTTGGCTGTGAAATTGACTGTAATTGAAAGTGGGCTTTTAGGAGCAATTATCGGTGTAGTCATCTGGTCTACCTACTTTTCATTAGTAGTTTGGTTGGGTTCATCAGCAGCAGGTTCCTTAATTAGTTCGATCATTAGTACTGCTAGTTCAGGATGGCAAACCTTGATGGGTACTGCAACTGATACCATCAAGACTAATGCAATCAAAAAAGAGATTGTTTCTACTGCTGAGGAAGTAACAGCCGCAGTTCGCCGTGAGTTAACTTCAGGTTTTGACCCCGATAATATTAGTAAGACGTTACAAAATTCCTTGGCTTCTGTACAGATACCTCAATTGAACTTAGACGAAATTCGTAGTCAATTTGATCAGATACTAAGCGATGTAGATTTACAAGCGATCGCTAACAGTAATCTACTACAAAATATTAATCGCCAGACCTTTGTTGATTTAGTCAGTAATCGCACAAATTTGTCAAAAGAAAATATCAATCAAATTGCTGACCAACTAGAAGATGCTTGGAAACGAGCTGCATTTCGCAGAAATCCGACGGAACAAGTCATTAATTTGCTGAAATCTGCCACTCCTGAAGAATTGAACTCAGAAAATTTAGGTGAACGATTGCAACAACTGGTAGGAACCAGAACAAATGGTAATGGTAGCAATGGTGGAAGAAATGGTGTGATCAAGCAAGCCATGCAGTATGGCTTGGGTGCTGCTCTTCCAGCAGTGCTAAATAGAGTAAATCTCTCAGATATTGATGTGGGTAAAATTCAAACTCAACTACAAAAGTTGAAAGAAAACTTTCAAGACATAGATGTCGAAAAAATTACCCATGAATTGCAAAAAATCACAGATAAAACTACTGAACAAATAACTCAAAAATTGCCAAGACCAACATCTAACAATATCAAAATAGATGTAGAAGACTATATCCTAAATTGTTTTCCTTGGCATTTTAACCGCATTTCCCTGAAAGATGAATTTCAAGAAGTCATCTATGATCAAAATGCAGATCCTGCAAATATCAGAAGGGAATTGCAGGAATTGAATCAAGATGATTTTATCAACTTGCTGACGCAGCGAGGTGATATTAGCGAAGTTAGGGTACAGGAAATTGCCCAACAAATGGAAAGCGTCCGTCAAGAAGTTTTAGAACTGGTGCAACAAGCCGAAGCACGAGAAAAAGGTCAAGACTTCCGCGTCCGTATTGAAGATTATCTGCGTTCTACAGGGAAAGAAGAACTTAACCCAGAAGCAATTGAGCAAAACTTTGCCAGATTGATAGAAGATCCAGAAGCCAATTTAGAAGATTTACAAGCTCGGTTTTCAGAAATTGATCGCGACACTTTTGTACAATTGCTTCAGCAACGTCAAGACTTCAATGAAGAAGAAGCTAATAATATTGTTAGTCAAATCGAACGCACCCGCGATAACGTCTTAAATCGTGCTAGAGAACTACAAGAACAAGCAACAACCAAAGCCAATGAACTACGGCAAAAAGTTGAAGAATACTTGCAGAATACTAATAAAGAAGAATTGAATCCTGAAGGTATCAAGCGTGATTTTAGAACTTTATTAGAAGACCCGCAAGTAGGAATTAGCTTGTTGCGATCGCGCCTCTCCCAAATAGACCCCTCCGGGGTTCAGCAGTCGCTCATGGGGGAAACCCCCAAGACCGCGCTGCTTCATCGTGATACATTTGTACAACTCCTCTCTCAACGTCAAGATTTGAGCGAAGAACAAGTAAATCAAGCCTTAGATGCTTTAGAATCAGTACGAGATAGCATTTTACAAGCACCGCAAGCAGTAGCACAGCGAGCAAAACAACAATACGAACAAACCACAACAGCTTTAGCTGAATATCTCCGCAACACCAACCTAGAAGAACTCAACCCAGAAGGTATTAGAGGAGATTTAGAAACATTAGTGGCTAATCCGCAAGAGGGTGCTGGTGCATTGCGCGATCGCCTGTCACAAGTTGATCGCGAAACCTTGGTCAAATTGCTCAGTCAGCGGGGAGACTTGAGCGAAGAACAAGTTAATCAGATCATCGATCGCGTACAAGAATCAATCAATAATATTATCAGAGCGCCGCGACGTTTAGCAAGCCGTACCGCTCAACGAGTTGCAGATTTTCAAGCAAATCTCGAAGATTACCTGCGTCACACCAATAAAGAAGAACTCAACCCAGAAGGTATCAAACGCGATTTACAATTACTGTTGCAAGATCCACGCACAGGAATTGCAAGTTTAGGCGATCGCTTTTCTCAATTCGACCGTTCTACACTTGTAGCGTTCCTATCTCAAAGAAGCGATATCTCCGAAGAAGAAGCCAACCGCATAGCGGATCAAATCGAGTCTGTGCGTAATTCCATTGTTGAGCAATACCAACAGATTCAGCAAAGAGTACAATCTGTGATTGATGGGGTTTTTGGTAGAATTCGCAACTATCTCAATTCCCTGGATCGTCCAGAACTGAAATACGAGAATCTCAAAGAAGACTTTGCCAAATTGTTTGACGATCCCCAAGCCGGATTTGAAGCCTTGCGCGATCGCCTCAGTCAATTTGATCGTGACACCTTAGTTGCTGTCCTCAGTTCTCGTGAGGATATTTCCCCAGAAGATGCCAACCGTATTATCAACCAAATTGAAGCCGCGCGCGATAGCGTACTACATAGAGGCGAACGCATCCAACAAGAAGCGCAAAAACGCCTCAAAGGTATCCGAGAGCAAGCATTAAAGCAAGCTGAAGAAACTAAAAAAACCGTCGCCCGTGCTGCTTGGTGGCTATTTGGTACAGCTTTAACATCCTTGTTAGCCAGTGCTATCGCTGGAGCGATCGCTGTTAAAGATATAGCCTGGCCTGGATAATATCATGTCCGGTTAAAGACTTATCAATAAGGCAGCAGGGGAGCATTTTAATAGGAAATCCAAGTGACATTCAGTCTCAAAGATTGAATGTCACTTTGTTTTGACTTCTGTAAACTGTACTTACGTGCCAACCAGTATATGTGATATGTATCACTTGTACTACAAATTAACATCACTGACTGTTGAGTCGGTTAACACTTAAAATTATCGTATAAATTATACAGAATTTAATTTTACTTAATAATTAGTGGTTGTGGGGATTATTATGAAGCTAGAAAAACTTTTACAAGCAGCTATTATCACATTTGCTCTGAGCGTATTTACAGGAATAAAATGGTCTTCTCAGAGCCAGATAACCAGTGAAAGCGACTTTAACAACCAAATCGTCTTTACTTTAAATGAGGTTCAAAAGTAACATAGACAACTACAGATGGCAAACTATTCAGATTACTCATATCATAGGCTGGAGTAGAAATCTACTAGCCAAGTTTAAATATTGAGTAAAATTTATTGCCAAATAGATGATGAAAAGCCAAATTTTAGTCATAGCTACATTTTTAACCACAATCAACCTGACAGCGATCGCCCAAGCAGCAAATTTTGAACAAGTTAGACAATTATTGGCAACCAAAGAATGTCAAAACTGTGACCTGACAGGCGCAGGTTTAGTGATGGCTGACTTATCTGGAGCTAATTTAAGCGGTGCTAATCTCACAGGTGCTAACCTCAGCCGTGCTAACTTGAGCGGTGCTGATTTGAGGGGAGCCAACTTAAGCGGTACTGGTTTATTTGGCGCTAACCTCAGCGAAGCCAAGTTAAATGGTGCAAACTTAGCCGGTGCTGATTTGAGAAACACCTATTTAGTAAATGCAGAATTTAACAGTGTTTACCTCAACGGCGCTAATTTGCAAGGTGCAGTAGGTATCCCATTGCAAATTGCTCAACCAGAGGAATTCTACGCTTGGGGTATAGCCGAGGCGGAAAAAGGGAATCATCAGCAAGCAATCAATTATTTCAATCAAGCGATCGCAGCTAAACCCGAATATGCAGGTGCTTACCTAGCTCGTGGTGTTGCTCGTTATCAAATGTTTGATCGCCAGCGTGCATTTCAAGACGCTCAAATTGCCGAAAAACTGTTTACAGCGCAAAAAAATGACCCTGGAATGCTAATGGCGCAGGCTTTTGTGAAAGAACTGCAAACACCTTATACAGAGAAAGTCAGCGCTGGGAAACCTAGTTTTTTCAACTTTTTGGGAAGCCTTGGTTCAGTGTTGCTGCAATTTCTACCATTTTAATTTTCTTTTGTAGCGATCGCCTGACTTTGCTCTGTTTACATTTCTTTAGTAACAGCTTTTGCTCAAACACTAAGAAAAGTAGTTTTTTGATAACTGTTTCGTTTATAAAGGTTAGCTTGAAAACCCCTGAGAAACAGCAACGTAGTTGCGTTTTTCGTGCTTTAGCCAGGGGATGAAAAGCGCTCTTGCAGGTTTAAACCTGCCAGAAGGTTCAACTTCTTTGTTGTGCAATATAATTTTTAACCGCTTCAGTTGATATGCTTCCCGCCGTAGAAACAAAATAGCTGGGTGTCCATAAGGTAGGAAGTTTTAGTAGTTCTGGAAACTCCTTTCTTAAATGATGTGATGCCCTGGCTTTAACTCGTTTAATAATGGTCGATGGGTCATCTGTGGGTTTTGCGTTTAAAAAAAGATGAACATGGTCGGGCATAATTTCCATTGCGATGATTTGCCATCTATTCTCAGTACAAACCTCACAAATGATTTGTTGTAACCTTTCGGCTACCGCACCAACCAACACCTTTTTCCGTCTTTTGGGGATGAAAACAAAGTGATAGTTTAGCAAGGACACCGCGTTACTTTCATGCCTGTATTCGTCTGGGATAAAACTAGCCATAATTTAAACAACAGCAGTCTTTCTACCGTTGCTATTAGGTTGATTAGGTCTGTCCCAAATATTACAGTATTGTACAAAGCAACCCTCTGTTGCTTTTTGACAGGAGTGCCAATCAGAATAAATGAAAAGCTTGCCGTCGCTTCTTTTGTACAGGTGATGCCAAACATCACCCCATAAGTATTGATCTACCGGAGTTAATTGTCTGCATTCAGCAATGGAGATGGTTTCTCCATTCAGTATATAGTGCCAAGATTGGTAAATATTTGTAGACATAAGTATTCAGACGATTAAGTTGACTATGTTGATTCTAGATTATATTGTATAATCAACATAATCAATATACAACAATATGTATGGATGCCAACAAGTATTGCTTTCTCCAAACAGGGAATTAAAAGCAATACTGGAGTTCATTTGCTCTGAATCAAATAAACTGACCAACTGTGCAATTTACTATGGCAGACAGGTTTGGTTCAAGCGTCATTGCTATCTGGGTAAGTTTGACTTAATCAATGAGTACAAAACCAATCCACACTACCAAGTGTTGCACTCACAAGTTGCACAACAAGCTTTACTGTCTGTTAGAGAAAGCTTTAAATCTTTCTATGAACTTGACAAAAAATACCGTAAGGGTGATTTAGAAGATAAACCAAAGCCACCAAAATATAGAAAAAAAGGAGGACTATCGGTTGTCAGTTACCCAAAACAAGCCTTGAAATTGATAGGCAACCAAATTCAAATACCATTAGGGTTAACAGTTAACCGTTGGTTTGGCATAAAGAATTTTTCAATTACAATGCCTTCTAACATGAAATTTGAAGATATTAAGGAGTTAAGGATACTCCCGCGCAATGGTTGTTTTTACGCAGAGTTTCCATACAAAGTTAAGCCTGTAGCTACCAAAATAGACCAAAAATTAGCACTTGGTATTGACCCTGGTGTGACTAATTGGTTAACTTGTGTTTCCAATTTAGGGACAAGTTTCATTGTTGATGGACGGAAACTTAAAAGTCTCAATCAGTGGTACAACAAAATAGTATCTAAATTAAAAGAAGGTAAACCTCAAGGATTTTGGAGTGAGCGATTAGCGCATATCACTGAAAAGCGGAATCGTCAAATGAGAGACGCTGTTAATAAAGCAGCAAGGATTGTAATTAACCACTGCACTAATCACGGGATTGGTAATGTTGTTTTTGGTTGGAACAAGGGTAACAAGAACGGCATTAATATTGGCTCTCAAAATAATCAAACGTTTGTTCAAATCCCTACTGCAAAGTTAAAACAGAGAATATCTCAACTTTGTCAAATTTACGGCATTAACTTTGTAGAGACTGAGGAAAGTTACACTAGCCAATCTAGCTTTTTAGATGGCGATATTGTACCTGTATTTGGCAACAAGTCAAAAGGGTGGAAGTCGTCAGGAAAACGGGTAAAACGTGGGCTATTCGTAACTGCAAAAGGCTTCGAGGTCAATGCAGATTGCAATGGATCTGCCAATTTGTTTTTAAAGGTAAAGGAACAGCTAAATCTAGATTTAGCTAAGACCTATAGGGGACTTTTGACTGTCCCGCAGAGAGTTTTTCTCTGGAAGAATAACTGTAAAAAGCTACGGGGAGTGGCTTTAGCCCTCCCCGTAGCAACAGTTTGAATCACCGTGGCTTTAGCCCGGTGAGAGTCAATGTTACTAATAATGTTGGAGACTTTAGTGCTAAAGCTTTGACTCCTTGGAATATTCAATCACAGTCACCAGATAATTTTCTCAGTGAGCTATTTGACGAATACCCAGAAGAAATGGTTCAAGTCTTGCAAAGACAGTGCCAAAAATATAAAAGAAGGCCCCGGACTTTTGTCGAACTAGTTGACCTGCTGAGTAAACAGATACCTGAATTTACCAGAAAGGTTTTATCACGTGAATACAACGCTTAGAACAAGCTAAAATACAAAAATCTCAAACTTTATAGCCTAACGTTGACCGCAAATGTTACATCTAATATCGTTGAGCGGTGAATAACCAACGTGAAAGCACAGGTATTTAGAGGCGTTAATCAACTGTCTTACGAAGAGATCCCCGTACCGACTCTGGAACCAGATGAAGTGCTGGTACAGGTGCGGGTAGTGGGGTTGTGTCAATCAGATATTAAAAAAATCCGTTATCCTCTGTATGAGCCACCACGGATATTTGGACATGAAACGGCTGGAAATATTGCCGCAGTGGGTTCTGAAGTCAGAGGTTGGCAAGTAGGACAACGAGTAGCGGTAATGCACCACATTCCTTGTATGCGTTGCGCCTACTGTTTAAATGACAATTTCTCGATGTGCGATGTTTATAAAAATATCTCCACCACAGCCGGATTTAATGCCAGTGGTGGCGGTTTTGCCGAGTATGTCAAAGTTCCCGGACATATCGTACAGAATGGTGGGTTAATTCCCATTCCCGATCGCATAAGTTTTGAAGAAGCGAGTTTTGTAGAACCAACTAATTGCTGTCTCAAGGCAGTAAAAAAAGCCCAAATTGCCCCAGGACAAACTGTGTTGGTGACGGGAGCAGGGCCAATTGGATTAATGTTTGTCATGTTGGTGAAGTATTTCGGAGCCAAAGCGATCGCCACCGACTTACTGCCCTCTAGAATTGAAAAAGCTTTAAATGTCGGTGCCGAAGCAGCTTTTGATGCTCGTGACCCTGATTTACCTCAGAAAATTCATGCACTCACCGATGGTATGGGTGTTGATGTCACCTTGCTAGCAGTTCCTAGCGAGAAAGCTTTCGCTCAAGCACTTGACTGTACCCGCAAAGGCGGGAAAATTCTGTTTTTTGCAGAATTTCCCGATGAATTAGAAATCCCCATCAATCCGAATATTCTCTATCGTCGCGAAATCGACTTAATGGGTAGTTACAGTTCATCCTACCGTTTGCAGAATCTATCCGCCGATATTGTATTTAATCAGCGTATAGATGTCCAAGCATTGATTAGCGATCGCTATCCATTACAAGATTTATCACTAGCCGTAGAACAAGCGATCGCTCCCACACCGGATACCTACAAGATTTTAATTTATCCCCAGTGAGAGGATGGGGAGATGAGGGGGATGAGGGGGATGAGGGGGAGGGACAAGGAGAAATTATCTAACAATTATCATCTCCCCATCTCCCCACCTCCCCTGCTCCCCATCTCCCCCGCTCCCCCGCTCCCCTGCTCCCCATCTCCCCCGCTCCCCCGCTCCCCTGCTCCCCATCTCCCCATCTCCCCCGCTCCCCTGCCCCCCTGCCCACCTCCCCCGCCCCTCTTCCGGGTCTCCCCCCTCTCCCCAAATATAAAAATGACCAGTACATTACTTATAGTTGCTCTACTAGCCTTCTATGTCGCTTGGAATCTTGGAGCCAACGACGTTGCTAATGCGATGGGAACCTCAGTAGGTTCCAAAGCCATTACTCTGAGACAGGCAATAATTATTGCCGGAATATTAGAGTTTACGGGTGCAGTATTGTTTGGGCAAGAGGTAACACAAACCTTGGCAACTAAAGTTGCTAATCCTGCCTTATTTGCCGCCACGCCCCAAATATTAGTTATGGGGATGGTGACAGTACTACTATCGTCTGGCATATGGCTACAAATTGCCACTTCACAAGGTTTACCTGTATCTTCTTCTCATGCGGTTGTCGGTGCGATCGCTGGATTTAGTTCGGTAGCTTTAGGATTAGATGCAATTGATTGGTCATCAATTGGCTCGATTACCATCGCCTGGGTTTTAACGCCGATTATCAGTGGTGCTATTTCCGCTTTGTTCTATAGTCAAATCAAGCAGTGGATTTTGAATCAACCAAATCAAATAGTACAGTTAAGAGAATGGATTCCCTGGTTGAGTGCCGTTTTGCTAGGGGTATTTGGCGTGATTGTACTACCCTCCCTCACTCAACCACTAACCAATTATTTGCGGGATCAAATTGGATTAACCATACCTGCTTACGACATCCCCTTATTAACAGGTGCAACAGCAGCAGTTGGACTCACCATTATTAGTTGGCGAAAACTCGATGGTATGGGAGATGAGGGGGTACAGGAGCTCTTGAGCAGGGGGGCAGGGGAGCAGGGGAGTGATTATTTTCCCAGTCCCCAGTACCCAGTACCCAGTACCCAATCACCAGTTGAACGCTTATTTGCCCGCTTTCAAGTACTGAGTGCTTGCTTTGTAGCTTTTGCTCATGGTTCTAATGATGTTGGCAATGCGATCGCTCCTCTTGCTGCGATCGCCTATATTAATCGTACTGGTACTGTACCTACCGATGGGATCAATACTCCCTTGTGGATTTTAATCTTGGGCGGTGCTGGTATTGTCGCTGGTTTAGCCATCTGGGGAAAAAAAGTTATTGCCACCATTGGCGAAAATATCATTTCCTTACAACCTAGTGGTGGATTCTGTGCTGAACTCGCAACTGCTACCACCATCCTACTCGCCTCCCGGCTAGGTTTACCCGTCTCCACTTCCCACGCCCTAGTTGGCGGTGTAGTTGGTATTGGATTGGTGCAAAACATCAATTCAATTAAATTTCAAACTTTACAAGGAATTGCAGCCGCATGGCTAATTACAGTTCCCTTAAGTGCATTCCTCAGCGCTGCCATCTTCAGCATCGCTCGGATTTTCTTTTTTTAAATGAAGCTAACAACCCGTCATGAAACTTTACTTTAGGGATTCCTAACTCAGCACTCAACAGCACTGTTTTGCAGAATCGCTGTTAATTCACTAAAATATTGTGCAGGAGATAGTAATACTTTTAATTTATGTAACTGATTACTTTATTCTCCATTAGAGATATAAACTGTCTCACAAGTTACATTCTGTAAAAATTTACATATAGAATTAAAAACTTCGGTAATTCAGTTTTAGCAATGCCTCAATTTGCAAGACTTTGGCAATTAGTATTGCTACCAAAATTATAAGTATTTATATTAGGTGAGATATTTTCTCCCAGGAAAATCTCACTTGAGAACGGAAGATTAAAATAAGACCCATGGACTGCTAGTCTGTGATGTTGAAGATAACACAGTATATTAAGCTGTGGAGAGCATAAATTTATATACTTTGCCAACTTGTGTTCAGCATGACAGAATTACGTTGATATGCGTAGATCCTGCTAAAACTTTTAGATTATCTGACAAAATACAGGAAACTTAGTATGAGTGCCAAGCAAGTTTACGGGAAGCAGCTTTATCGTCAATTTGTTAGAGGTTAGAAGCTAATGGGGCGATTCGAGAAGCGACCAGACAACCCGCGAGTCAGAGGTGAGCTATCCAGAACAGCAGAGACCGCTCTGTGGGCTATTGTGGAAGATTTGGAAAATCTCCAGCAGAATGTACTGAGATCGTTGCAGGAAGAAATAAAACGGCTGCAAGGAGAAAAAGACCGATTAGCTGTTGAAATTCAACAACTAATAGAGGAAAAAGAACACCTGCAACATGTGCGGCAAATTACTGAGCAGCAAGTATTAATCCGTCAGCTAGCCGAAGCTTTGGCGAAGCATATATGTTCGCAATTGCAATCATCACTGACAACTCTAGCTAGCCAAGTCATAGAGACTAGCTCCCAAGAACGAGCTGCACTAACTTCAGCCCAAAACCATAGCAACTCCACCATCCAGAACAATGAAAATACCGAACAACTACTCGGCACTCTGGATGATACCCTGACCATCGCCTTTAACTCATTGCAACAGGAGCTAAAGAATTATCAAAGTGATATCTCTCAACAGTTGTCACGGATGTATAGCCAACAACAACAGGGAGAAGCAATTTTAGAGCAGTTCACTAATCACCTGCGTGAAGAACTCACAAAAACAATCAAAGAAGCTTCAAAAGCAGCAGTAATCTCACCAACTACTGTGGTGCAACCTGCTGAACCACCAGCACAGAGTTCCCCAGAAACAAAACCACCGTTGGTAGAAGTAGTTAAAGTTTCACCACCGACTGTGTTGCAACTT
Above is a window of Nostoc sp. UHCC 0702 DNA encoding:
- a CDS encoding MFS transporter; the protein is MFHSFEPMLVWNWLTFGIARINSVQDVITPEEGILVFSSSKFFVALLAGTLMAFAFQFLLTNFSLALGISSLGRDSDDSESESWGHKIREIEGKVGIWAVITASIALFSASFLAVKLTVIESGLLGAIIGVVIWSTYFSLVVWLGSSAAGSLISSIISTASSGWQTLMGTATDTIKTNAIKKEIVSTAEEVTAAVRRELTSGFDPDNISKTLQNSLASVQIPQLNLDEIRSQFDQILSDVDLQAIANSNLLQNINRQTFVDLVSNRTNLSKENINQIADQLEDAWKRAAFRRNPTEQVINLLKSATPEELNSENLGERLQQLVGTRTNGNGSNGGRNGVIKQAMQYGLGAALPAVLNRVNLSDIDVGKIQTQLQKLKENFQDIDVEKITHELQKITDKTTEQITQKLPRPTSNNIKIDVEDYILNCFPWHFNRISLKDEFQEVIYDQNADPANIRRELQELNQDDFINLLTQRGDISEVRVQEIAQQMESVRQEVLELVQQAEAREKGQDFRVRIEDYLRSTGKEELNPEAIEQNFARLIEDPEANLEDLQARFSEIDRDTFVQLLQQRQDFNEEEANNIVSQIERTRDNVLNRARELQEQATTKANELRQKVEEYLQNTNKEELNPEGIKRDFRTLLEDPQVGISLLRSRLSQIDPSGVQQSLMGETPKTALLHRDTFVQLLSQRQDLSEEQVNQALDALESVRDSILQAPQAVAQRAKQQYEQTTTALAEYLRNTNLEELNPEGIRGDLETLVANPQEGAGALRDRLSQVDRETLVKLLSQRGDLSEEQVNQIIDRVQESINNIIRAPRRLASRTAQRVADFQANLEDYLRHTNKEELNPEGIKRDLQLLLQDPRTGIASLGDRFSQFDRSTLVAFLSQRSDISEEEANRIADQIESVRNSIVEQYQQIQQRVQSVIDGVFGRIRNYLNSLDRPELKYENLKEDFAKLFDDPQAGFEALRDRLSQFDRDTLVAVLSSREDISPEDANRIINQIEAARDSVLHRGERIQQEAQKRLKGIREQALKQAEETKKTVARAAWWLFGTALTSLLASAIAGAIAVKDIAWPG
- a CDS encoding pentapeptide repeat-containing protein, with protein sequence MKSQILVIATFLTTINLTAIAQAANFEQVRQLLATKECQNCDLTGAGLVMADLSGANLSGANLTGANLSRANLSGADLRGANLSGTGLFGANLSEAKLNGANLAGADLRNTYLVNAEFNSVYLNGANLQGAVGIPLQIAQPEEFYAWGIAEAEKGNHQQAINYFNQAIAAKPEYAGAYLARGVARYQMFDRQRAFQDAQIAEKLFTAQKNDPGMLMAQAFVKELQTPYTEKVSAGKPSFFNFLGSLGSVLLQFLPF
- the tnpA gene encoding IS200/IS605 family transposase encodes the protein MASFIPDEYRHESNAVSLLNYHFVFIPKRRKKVLVGAVAERLQQIICEVCTENRWQIIAMEIMPDHVHLFLNAKPTDDPSTIIKRVKARASHHLRKEFPELLKLPTLWTPSYFVSTAGSISTEAVKNYIAQQRS
- a CDS encoding transposase — translated: MYGCQQVLLSPNRELKAILEFICSESNKLTNCAIYYGRQVWFKRHCYLGKFDLINEYKTNPHYQVLHSQVAQQALLSVRESFKSFYELDKKYRKGDLEDKPKPPKYRKKGGLSVVSYPKQALKLIGNQIQIPLGLTVNRWFGIKNFSITMPSNMKFEDIKELRILPRNGCFYAEFPYKVKPVATKIDQKLALGIDPGVTNWLTCVSNLGTSFIVDGRKLKSLNQWYNKIVSKLKEGKPQGFWSERLAHITEKRNRQMRDAVNKAARIVINHCTNHGIGNVVFGWNKGNKNGINIGSQNNQTFVQIPTAKLKQRISQLCQIYGINFVETEESYTSQSSFLDGDIVPVFGNKSKGWKSSGKRVKRGLFVTAKGFEVNADCNGSANLFLKVKEQLNLDLAKTYRGLLTVPQRVFLWKNNCKKLRGVALALPVATV
- a CDS encoding zinc-dependent dehydrogenase; amino-acid sequence: MKAQVFRGVNQLSYEEIPVPTLEPDEVLVQVRVVGLCQSDIKKIRYPLYEPPRIFGHETAGNIAAVGSEVRGWQVGQRVAVMHHIPCMRCAYCLNDNFSMCDVYKNISTTAGFNASGGGFAEYVKVPGHIVQNGGLIPIPDRISFEEASFVEPTNCCLKAVKKAQIAPGQTVLVTGAGPIGLMFVMLVKYFGAKAIATDLLPSRIEKALNVGAEAAFDARDPDLPQKIHALTDGMGVDVTLLAVPSEKAFAQALDCTRKGGKILFFAEFPDELEIPINPNILYRREIDLMGSYSSSYRLQNLSADIVFNQRIDVQALISDRYPLQDLSLAVEQAIAPTPDTYKILIYPQ
- a CDS encoding inorganic phosphate transporter, encoding MTSTLLIVALLAFYVAWNLGANDVANAMGTSVGSKAITLRQAIIIAGILEFTGAVLFGQEVTQTLATKVANPALFAATPQILVMGMVTVLLSSGIWLQIATSQGLPVSSSHAVVGAIAGFSSVALGLDAIDWSSIGSITIAWVLTPIISGAISALFYSQIKQWILNQPNQIVQLREWIPWLSAVLLGVFGVIVLPSLTQPLTNYLRDQIGLTIPAYDIPLLTGATAAVGLTIISWRKLDGMGDEGVQELLSRGAGEQGSDYFPSPQYPVPSTQSPVERLFARFQVLSACFVAFAHGSNDVGNAIAPLAAIAYINRTGTVPTDGINTPLWILILGGAGIVAGLAIWGKKVIATIGENIISLQPSGGFCAELATATTILLASRLGLPVSTSHALVGGVVGIGLVQNINSIKFQTLQGIAAAWLITVPLSAFLSAAIFSIARIFFF